A window of the Chloroflexus sp. Y-396-1 genome harbors these coding sequences:
- a CDS encoding peptidylprolyl isomerase, with protein sequence MAKQWNSPPPMQIDESKTYRVTMETTRGTIELDLYPQHAPLTVNNFVFLVREGFYDGLTFHRVIKDFVIQGGDPTGRGSGGPGYRFRDEVIGNPLTHEAGVISMANAGPNTNGSQFFITHTPQPHLNGRHTVFGRVVAGMDVVYAIQQGDKMTKVTVQEL encoded by the coding sequence GTGGCAAAACAATGGAATAGTCCACCACCAATGCAGATCGACGAGAGCAAAACGTACCGGGTAACGATGGAAACCACCCGCGGTACGATTGAACTTGATCTCTACCCCCAGCATGCCCCATTAACCGTTAACAACTTCGTCTTTCTGGTACGAGAAGGCTTCTACGACGGCCTGACCTTCCACCGCGTCATTAAAGACTTCGTTATTCAGGGTGGCGATCCAACCGGGCGTGGAAGCGGCGGACCGGGATATCGCTTTCGTGATGAAGTGATCGGTAACCCGCTCACGCATGAGGCTGGTGTTATCTCGATGGCAAACGCTGGCCCTAACACCAACGGCAGCCAGTTTTTCATTACCCATACCCCGCAGCCACATCTGAATGGACGCCATACCGTGTTTGGTCGGGTAGTAGCCGGTATGGATGTTGTGTATGCGATTCAGCAGGGCGACAAGATGACTAAAGTTACAGTACAGGAACTATAA
- a CDS encoding VWA domain-containing protein has translation MLLQIRCTPEPIVLPVLKQPQIAYLHLTIAATGYSELPLHLAVVADASRSMRIPIVNEQQFRDLVRQSGAHEVLVDGVPVWQLRNPLSVEQRTLYPSPITYTTHAIHSLIERLVPHDRLALIACASDTIVLAPSTPATRRTELVSALMRLPALRLGETTNLAQGLQLALAQFVTTDEDIIRRIILLTDGFTGDTTLCISLAREAANRGITLSTIGLGGAFEEHLLVQLADLSGGRASFVHEATEISATIATELDSIRQITAQTITLQLTLPQTVALRWIVRLTPSLTTLTPLSTEHGRRLTVHLGDLQRGEAAQLVCAFLVAPGAADQRRRLARFQIRSGRSTIEHDVIAHYRPDAVNPPPTLLPIISRAHIALLKQRAEQARQQGDYMTAAHLLRQLAARLHELTEPELAALALAEANNLIQQQQPGITAKELTYATRRLGQTTS, from the coding sequence ATGCTGCTACAGATACGCTGTACGCCCGAACCGATTGTCTTACCGGTCCTAAAGCAACCGCAGATCGCATACCTGCACCTCACCATTGCCGCGACCGGTTATAGCGAATTGCCACTTCATCTCGCCGTTGTAGCCGATGCTAGCCGTTCAATGCGCATACCAATCGTTAATGAACAGCAATTTCGTGATCTTGTGCGGCAGAGCGGTGCGCATGAAGTACTGGTTGACGGTGTACCGGTCTGGCAATTGAGGAACCCACTCTCGGTCGAACAGCGAACCCTCTACCCAAGCCCAATCACGTACACGACGCATGCCATCCATAGCCTGATTGAACGACTTGTCCCTCATGACCGGCTTGCTCTGATCGCCTGCGCCAGTGATACGATTGTCCTTGCCCCGAGTACCCCTGCCACCCGCCGAACCGAGTTAGTTTCTGCGCTGATGCGCTTACCGGCACTCCGTCTCGGTGAAACTACCAATCTCGCCCAGGGTTTGCAACTTGCATTGGCACAGTTTGTTACGACGGATGAAGACATTATCCGCCGCATTATCCTGCTCACCGATGGCTTTACCGGTGACACGACACTGTGCATCTCACTGGCACGCGAAGCAGCCAATCGCGGCATAACGCTTAGTACGATTGGTCTCGGTGGTGCGTTTGAAGAACATCTCCTGGTACAACTGGCCGATCTTAGCGGGGGCCGAGCCAGTTTTGTGCATGAAGCTACTGAAATCTCGGCGACCATCGCGACTGAACTCGATAGCATCCGCCAGATCACTGCTCAGACAATAACTCTCCAACTCACGCTGCCCCAAACTGTCGCACTGCGGTGGATCGTACGACTCACACCAAGCCTTACCACCTTAACACCCCTCAGTACCGAACACGGTCGGCGATTGACAGTTCATCTCGGTGATCTGCAACGGGGAGAAGCTGCTCAACTAGTGTGCGCCTTCCTCGTTGCCCCCGGCGCAGCCGATCAACGACGACGCCTGGCCCGGTTCCAGATCAGGAGCGGTCGGTCAACTATTGAGCATGACGTTATCGCTCACTACCGTCCCGACGCCGTCAACCCACCACCTACACTCCTGCCGATCATCAGCCGCGCCCATATTGCCCTCCTCAAGCAACGAGCCGAACAAGCCCGACAGCAGGGCGATTACATGACCGCAGCCCATCTATTACGTCAACTGGCTGCACGGTTACACGAACTGACCGAACCCGAACTGGCAGCGCTAGCGCTGGCAGAGGCGAACAATCTGATACAACAGCAACAGCCTGGCATCACTGCCAAGGAGCTAACCTACGCTACACGGCGGTTAGGTCAGACCACTTCGTAG
- a CDS encoding acetyl-CoA carboxylase biotin carboxylase subunit: MFKRILIANRGEIAVRLIRACRELGISPAVVYSAADAGALHVRMADAAIEIGPPPATQSYLRAEAIVEAALKLNAQAIHPGYGFLSESVKLAERCAAAGLTFIGPPPAAIAAMGGKAEARALAQAAGVPVVPGYDGDDQSDERLIAEARRIGPPLLIKASAGGGGKGMRSVGDLADIPAALEGARREARAAFGDDRLIIERLVLRPRHVEIQVLADRHGNVVHLGERDCSIQRRHQKVVEEAPSPALTPALRQAMGNAAVAVARAASYVNAGTVEFILTPDGEFYFLEMNTRLQVEHPVTELVCGYDLVHLQIAIAAGEPLPFRQEDIDVRGHAIEVRLYAEDPRTYLPSIGKVALFVPPQGPGVRVDAGLVSGDEVTVHYDPLLAKIIVSGTNRQQAVARLRRALREMAVLGPTTNLPLLQAIAEHPAFAAGHTHTGFLSEHEGLVPPPGPPPCAVLVAAAVLSVTDTPPARDPFAAVWRLGGDTIPLTFVAHGDHHLRVTPSANGWQISGDSWIAQVSLVQRGHHELALAIDGQRQQFFFARVEDGWLIAWRGESYHLTRPAPLTADSVLRINDQNAASFNAPMPGTIVRIHVAVGERVREGQPLLVLEAMKMEHTVVAPYAGIVRRLPYQVGASVAAGAHLVDLEPVSE; this comes from the coding sequence ATGTTCAAGCGCATCTTGATTGCTAACCGCGGCGAGATTGCCGTGCGTCTTATCCGGGCATGCCGTGAATTGGGCATCAGCCCAGCGGTTGTGTATTCTGCCGCCGACGCTGGAGCATTGCATGTACGTATGGCGGATGCAGCCATCGAGATCGGGCCACCGCCGGCAACGCAGAGTTATCTACGCGCCGAAGCAATTGTTGAGGCAGCACTCAAACTGAATGCCCAGGCGATTCATCCTGGCTATGGCTTCCTCAGTGAGAGTGTGAAGTTAGCCGAGCGGTGTGCAGCAGCCGGATTAACCTTTATTGGGCCTCCACCGGCAGCAATTGCTGCGATGGGCGGGAAGGCTGAAGCCCGTGCCCTGGCCCAGGCTGCCGGTGTGCCGGTAGTACCAGGCTATGATGGTGATGACCAGAGCGACGAACGGCTGATTGCTGAAGCCCGACGAATTGGACCACCATTGCTGATTAAGGCAAGTGCCGGTGGTGGTGGGAAGGGGATGCGCTCGGTTGGTGATCTGGCCGACATCCCCGCTGCTCTTGAAGGCGCCCGTCGAGAAGCTCGAGCCGCCTTTGGCGATGACCGTCTGATTATTGAGCGGCTGGTGCTCCGCCCACGTCACGTTGAGATACAGGTACTGGCTGATAGGCATGGCAATGTTGTCCATCTTGGCGAACGTGATTGCTCGATTCAGCGCCGCCATCAAAAAGTAGTTGAGGAAGCACCATCCCCTGCCTTAACGCCAGCGTTACGTCAGGCAATGGGCAACGCCGCAGTCGCAGTTGCTCGAGCAGCCAGTTATGTGAATGCCGGTACCGTTGAATTTATTCTCACACCCGACGGTGAATTTTACTTCCTGGAAATGAATACCCGTCTGCAAGTTGAACACCCGGTTACCGAACTGGTATGCGGATACGATCTGGTTCACTTGCAGATTGCTATTGCCGCCGGTGAACCGCTTCCTTTCCGACAAGAAGATATTGATGTGCGTGGTCATGCGATAGAAGTTCGTCTCTATGCCGAAGACCCCCGTACCTACCTGCCATCAATCGGGAAGGTCGCGCTGTTTGTACCGCCGCAAGGGCCAGGTGTACGGGTTGATGCCGGTCTGGTTAGTGGTGATGAGGTCACTGTCCACTACGACCCACTGTTGGCGAAGATTATCGTGTCCGGCACTAACCGGCAACAAGCAGTCGCTCGCCTGCGTCGGGCACTGCGCGAAATGGCAGTTCTTGGCCCAACAACCAACCTACCACTGCTACAGGCTATTGCCGAACATCCGGCCTTCGCTGCCGGTCATACCCATACTGGATTCCTCAGCGAACACGAAGGACTGGTGCCGCCACCCGGCCCACCACCATGTGCCGTTCTGGTTGCCGCAGCCGTACTCAGCGTTACCGACACCCCACCGGCCCGTGATCCCTTCGCAGCCGTCTGGCGGTTAGGTGGTGATACTATTCCACTCACGTTTGTCGCGCATGGCGATCACCACCTGCGCGTGACACCATCTGCCAATGGCTGGCAGATAAGCGGAGATTCCTGGATTGCTCAGGTATCACTGGTGCAGCGCGGGCACCACGAATTAGCGCTAGCGATCGACGGTCAACGCCAGCAATTCTTCTTCGCCCGCGTTGAAGATGGTTGGCTCATTGCATGGCGAGGCGAATCGTATCACCTGACTCGTCCGGCTCCACTTACGGCTGATAGCGTTCTGCGGATCAATGATCAGAACGCGGCCAGCTTTAATGCCCCGATGCCTGGCACAATTGTGCGCATTCACGTTGCAGTCGGCGAACGGGTCCGTGAAGGCCAACCACTATTGGTATTGGAAGCGATGAAAATGGAACATACTGTGGTCGCGCCATACGCCGGCATTGTACGTCGTCTCCCTTATCAGGTTGGCGCAAGTGTAGCTGCCGGCGCGCATCTCGTTGATCTTGAACCGGTATCTGAATAA
- a CDS encoding TIGR03557 family F420-dependent LLM class oxidoreductase — MATIGISAALEQFHPNELLEHCRLAEQYGFRGVMAADHFQPWVPAQGHNAFVYSWMGALGVVTNHRFGPGVTCPSFRTHPAVIAQAAATLAAMFPGRFWLGLGSGELLNENVVGGEWPEPLTRFEMLQEATEIIQKLLSGKETRYRGRYFRMNKVRLWTLPEQPVPIYIAATGPQTLRWAGRTCDGLITPGAAPDKLRRILADFAAGAREAGKDPDQMPKLLQLHVSWAPTDEEALHNALTQWPNGGMNFPKQDIRSPEDFAAMAKLVRPEDFRGRVLISSDLEQHRAHLQQFIDLGFDEIYVHNVGRNQTEWIKAYGEVVLPKLRPCSSAS; from the coding sequence GTGGCAACGATTGGTATATCAGCAGCATTAGAACAATTTCATCCAAACGAACTTCTCGAACATTGTCGGTTAGCCGAGCAGTACGGTTTTCGCGGGGTGATGGCTGCCGATCACTTCCAACCCTGGGTACCGGCGCAGGGACACAATGCGTTTGTGTATAGCTGGATGGGTGCGCTCGGTGTCGTCACCAATCATCGTTTTGGGCCAGGTGTGACCTGTCCGTCCTTTCGTACCCATCCGGCAGTTATTGCTCAGGCCGCTGCAACGCTGGCAGCCATGTTCCCCGGCCGCTTTTGGTTAGGGTTAGGCAGTGGTGAACTGCTGAACGAAAATGTGGTTGGCGGTGAATGGCCAGAACCGCTCACTCGTTTTGAGATGTTGCAAGAGGCAACCGAGATCATTCAGAAGCTCCTCAGCGGTAAAGAGACGCGGTATCGGGGTCGGTATTTCCGTATGAATAAAGTTCGCTTATGGACACTCCCTGAGCAGCCGGTACCGATCTACATTGCTGCTACCGGGCCACAAACTTTACGTTGGGCCGGACGCACCTGTGATGGCCTGATAACACCGGGAGCCGCACCTGACAAGCTACGACGCATTCTGGCAGACTTTGCTGCCGGCGCCCGAGAAGCCGGTAAAGACCCTGATCAGATGCCAAAATTGTTACAATTGCACGTTTCATGGGCGCCAACCGATGAAGAGGCCCTGCACAACGCACTCACACAATGGCCTAACGGTGGCATGAATTTTCCCAAACAGGACATCCGCTCGCCAGAAGATTTTGCAGCCATGGCAAAGCTCGTGCGACCGGAAGATTTTCGAGGTCGCGTCTTGATCTCTTCAGACCTCGAACAACACCGCGCCCACCTCCAGCAATTTATCGATCTCGGCTTTGATGAGATTTACGTCCATAATGTTGGTCGCAATCAGACTGAATGGATTAAGGCTTACGGAGAAGTTGTCTTGCCAAAGCTACGCCCATGTTCAAGCGCATCTTGA
- the mutS gene encoding DNA mismatch repair protein MutS: MAAVELHAWYRQYRKLKEEAADAILLFRFGDFYETFDDDAKLIAELLDITLTRKEYAVDKRLPKEQQKLYAPMAGMPYHAVDRYVSELIARGYRVAIAEQLSETEAMRNDTRPRSVYAAGLTPVESSGKMVQRAIVRVITPGTVIDPALLPDRNNNYLAAVIIEQGKVGLAYADLSTGEFAAAEFADARAQIQLQAELARLNPAEVLVPDDDALRLPGLSPVQARLSQDLAPLTKDEREVLLPHERVARRLEGASTASWTQGHVTEWPVWRWELTTAAEALCEHLGISSLVVCGLDTRPLAARAAGALLQYAQVTQRQRVSQLRHVRVYHTGAYMLLDPQTRRNLELLESSGRQGAKASLIAVLDRTCTAMGARLLRRWITQPLIVLEPLQVRQRAVARLVAETMARLEVRAALAELPDVERAVNRIAQGIAVATPRDMVLLRAALRKLSAVRQAVEPLLPDLLAAEMTGEPALTFDECTDVLDLLEQALDDDPPALLGASNYLRAAEEGGERPRRVIRPSFDQRLADLIKASRHAQEFIDRLESKERERTGIRSLKVGYNQVFGYYIEISRAVDPKLIPSHYERKQTLVNAERYVTEELKFYESLLSDARLKLIDLERDIFQHLCELLQQHLDRLRTVISAVARIDALAALAEAAVRGRYVQPILRNDRVLRIKQGRHPVVERTLSEPFVGNDVELDGDRTQILIITGPNMAGKSTFLRQVALITLMAQIGSFVPADEAEIGLVDRIFTRIGAQDDIATGQSTFMVEMTETAALLRQSTPRSLIILDEVGRGTSTYDGMAIARAVVEYIHDHPQLGCRTLFATHYHELTALEQQLPRVRNYHMAAVERDGRVVFLHELRPGGADRSYGIHVAELAGIPAEVIRRASALLAELEGRVGSLSAPAVPESPATVAPPDRELSGRMQLSFFDLMPHPVVEYLRRLRIEELTPLEALNRLAELQRLASQQ, encoded by the coding sequence ATGGCCGCTGTTGAATTGCACGCATGGTATCGCCAATATCGCAAACTAAAAGAAGAGGCTGCTGACGCGATCCTCCTCTTTCGGTTTGGTGATTTTTATGAGACCTTTGATGATGATGCAAAGTTGATTGCTGAGTTACTTGACATAACATTAACCCGGAAAGAATACGCGGTTGATAAGCGCTTGCCGAAGGAACAGCAGAAACTGTATGCACCAATGGCCGGTATGCCGTATCACGCGGTGGATCGCTACGTGAGCGAGCTGATTGCGCGTGGTTATCGCGTTGCGATTGCCGAGCAGTTGAGTGAGACAGAGGCGATGCGCAACGATACCCGGCCTCGTTCGGTGTATGCGGCTGGTCTGACCCCGGTTGAGAGCAGCGGTAAGATGGTGCAACGGGCGATTGTGCGGGTGATTACGCCGGGAACGGTGATTGATCCGGCACTGTTGCCTGATCGAAATAATAATTATCTCGCTGCGGTGATTATTGAGCAAGGGAAGGTTGGTCTGGCGTATGCCGATCTGTCTACCGGTGAGTTTGCTGCCGCAGAGTTTGCTGATGCGCGTGCACAGATTCAATTGCAGGCCGAGTTGGCCCGTCTGAACCCTGCCGAGGTGTTAGTTCCCGACGATGATGCGTTGCGTCTCCCCGGTCTGTCGCCGGTACAGGCCCGACTCAGTCAGGATTTGGCGCCGCTCACGAAGGATGAGCGCGAAGTGTTGTTGCCTCACGAACGGGTAGCCCGTCGCCTTGAAGGTGCGAGCACGGCCAGTTGGACGCAAGGCCATGTGACCGAATGGCCGGTATGGCGTTGGGAGCTGACGACCGCAGCAGAGGCGTTATGTGAACATTTGGGTATATCGTCGCTGGTGGTGTGTGGCCTTGATACCCGTCCTCTTGCTGCGCGTGCGGCCGGTGCTCTTTTGCAGTATGCCCAGGTGACGCAACGGCAACGGGTAAGTCAGTTGCGTCACGTGCGCGTGTATCATACCGGTGCGTATATGTTGCTCGATCCACAGACGCGCCGGAATCTAGAGTTGTTAGAGAGTAGTGGGCGACAGGGAGCAAAAGCGTCGCTGATTGCAGTCCTTGATCGGACTTGCACGGCGATGGGAGCGCGTTTGTTGCGTCGTTGGATTACCCAGCCATTGATCGTACTCGAACCCCTTCAGGTGCGGCAACGGGCAGTGGCCCGGCTGGTGGCTGAGACGATGGCACGGCTTGAGGTGCGGGCAGCGTTGGCCGAATTGCCGGATGTCGAGCGGGCGGTTAATCGTATTGCGCAGGGAATTGCGGTGGCGACACCGCGTGATATGGTGCTGTTGCGGGCTGCGCTGCGGAAGTTATCGGCAGTGCGGCAAGCGGTTGAACCACTGTTACCCGATCTCCTGGCTGCTGAGATGACCGGTGAACCCGCATTGACGTTTGATGAGTGTACCGATGTGCTCGATTTGCTGGAACAGGCCCTCGATGACGATCCACCAGCGTTGCTGGGTGCGTCAAATTATCTGCGGGCTGCTGAAGAGGGTGGTGAACGACCGCGACGGGTGATCCGTCCTAGTTTCGATCAGCGGCTCGCCGACTTGATCAAGGCTAGTCGTCACGCGCAAGAGTTTATCGATCGACTTGAGAGCAAGGAACGTGAGCGTACCGGTATTCGTTCGCTCAAGGTTGGCTACAATCAGGTCTTTGGGTACTATATCGAGATTTCGCGGGCAGTTGATCCAAAACTTATTCCATCTCATTACGAACGGAAGCAGACTCTAGTGAACGCCGAGCGGTATGTGACCGAAGAGCTGAAATTCTACGAGAGTTTGCTGAGCGATGCTCGCTTGAAGCTGATCGATCTTGAGCGTGATATTTTTCAGCATCTCTGTGAATTATTGCAACAGCACCTTGATCGGTTGCGTACCGTCATTAGCGCAGTGGCCCGGATCGATGCCCTGGCCGCACTGGCCGAAGCTGCCGTGCGTGGTCGGTATGTGCAGCCAATATTGCGCAACGACCGTGTGCTTCGCATTAAGCAAGGACGCCATCCGGTGGTGGAGCGTACTCTGAGTGAACCGTTTGTCGGGAATGATGTCGAATTGGATGGTGACCGTACTCAGATTTTGATTATCACTGGGCCAAACATGGCTGGTAAGAGTACCTTTTTGCGTCAGGTAGCGTTGATTACACTGATGGCCCAAATTGGTTCGTTTGTCCCGGCTGATGAGGCTGAAATTGGATTGGTTGATCGCATCTTCACCCGGATTGGTGCGCAAGACGATATTGCGACCGGTCAAAGTACCTTTATGGTTGAAATGACCGAAACCGCAGCCCTGCTTCGGCAGAGTACACCGCGCTCATTAATCATTCTTGATGAGGTGGGACGTGGTACCAGTACGTATGATGGGATGGCCATTGCGCGTGCGGTGGTCGAGTATATTCACGACCATCCGCAACTGGGCTGTCGAACGTTGTTTGCTACCCACTATCACGAATTGACTGCTTTAGAACAGCAGCTCCCACGAGTGCGCAATTATCATATGGCGGCGGTTGAGCGTGATGGTCGAGTGGTGTTTTTGCACGAGCTGCGTCCTGGTGGTGCCGATCGCTCGTATGGTATTCACGTCGCCGAACTAGCCGGTATTCCGGCAGAAGTGATCCGACGGGCCAGTGCATTGCTGGCCGAACTCGAAGGTCGGGTTGGATCACTATCAGCACCGGCAGTGCCCGAATCACCAGCAACCGTTGCGCCGCCTGATCGTGAGCTGTCAGGAAGGATGCAATTGTCGTTCTTTGATCTGATGCCGCATCCGGTGGTAGAGTATTTACGTCGGCTCCGTATTGAAGAGCTGACACCGCTGGAAGCATTGAATCGGTTGGCCGAGTTACAACGTCTGGCCAGTCAGCAATAG
- a CDS encoding bifunctional riboflavin kinase/FAD synthetase: MQIARDLTPGLASRATVLTIGRFDGVHLGHQQLIRTTVERARALDMLSAVLTWEPHPRAVLQPDQPLQLLSDLDEKIEQIRRLEPDLLIIAPFTPAIRNLTAAEYMALIMAALPVREIWVGEDFAMGRGREGDIPRLMELGREMGFAVGALSKYKVAGIPVSSSRIRELVLAGNVSGASALLGRPFALRGIVTRGDGRGRLIGFPTANVRVSREVVLPANGVYVCRAYLATGEVVSAVTNIGIRPTFDGSQRVVEAHLFNWEGDLYDQPLRVEFLMRLRDERKFSSVDDLVNQIKRDVAEAQAILGEHSR; the protein is encoded by the coding sequence GTGCAGATCGCCCGTGATCTTACTCCCGGATTGGCCAGCCGGGCGACCGTGTTGACGATTGGCCGTTTTGATGGTGTCCATCTTGGTCACCAGCAACTGATTCGGACAACAGTAGAACGGGCACGAGCGCTCGATATGTTGAGTGCTGTGCTAACCTGGGAGCCGCACCCACGAGCGGTATTGCAACCGGATCAGCCGTTGCAGTTGTTGAGTGATCTTGACGAAAAGATCGAGCAGATTCGTCGTCTTGAGCCTGATTTACTGATTATTGCCCCATTTACGCCTGCCATCCGTAATCTGACGGCAGCCGAGTATATGGCGCTTATTATGGCTGCTCTACCGGTGCGTGAAATCTGGGTTGGTGAAGATTTTGCCATGGGGCGTGGTCGCGAGGGAGACATTCCGCGTCTGATGGAGCTTGGGCGAGAAATGGGTTTTGCCGTGGGCGCGTTGAGTAAGTACAAGGTTGCCGGTATTCCGGTCAGTTCGTCGCGTATTCGCGAACTGGTGCTCGCCGGGAATGTCTCTGGCGCGAGTGCTCTCCTCGGTCGACCGTTTGCCCTGCGTGGGATTGTGACTCGTGGTGATGGACGTGGGCGACTGATTGGCTTCCCTACTGCAAATGTACGGGTCAGTCGTGAGGTTGTTTTGCCGGCAAATGGGGTGTATGTCTGTCGTGCATATCTGGCAACGGGCGAGGTTGTTTCAGCAGTGACCAATATCGGCATCCGTCCAACGTTTGACGGCTCTCAACGAGTAGTGGAGGCGCATTTGTTCAACTGGGAAGGGGATTTGTACGATCAACCACTGCGCGTTGAGTTTTTGATGCGTCTCCGCGACGAACGGAAGTTTAGCAGCGTTGATGATCTGGTGAACCAGATCAAGCGTGATGTGGCAGAGGCACAGGCAATATTAGGGGAACATAGCAGGTAG
- a CDS encoding 3-hydroxybutyrate dehydrogenase, with product MSKQVAIITGAASGIGLACAERFAADGYQVVLVDLPGAAGEAAAERLGGLFVGVDLATQAGCRQAVDAALNSYGRVDVLINNAGFQHIDAIEDFPEDRWETMIAVMLTAPFRLTKYVWPSMKANGRGRIVNIGSVHSLRASPFKSAYISAKHGLLGLTRTAALEGGPYGITVNLIAPAYVRTPLVEKQIADQARTRGIPEEQVIEKVMLEPAAIKRLIEPAEVAGLAAFLCSDAASAITGSVYEMALGWTAR from the coding sequence ATGAGTAAGCAGGTTGCCATCATCACCGGTGCAGCCAGTGGCATCGGATTAGCCTGCGCCGAACGATTCGCCGCTGACGGCTACCAGGTAGTCTTGGTCGATCTACCGGGTGCAGCAGGTGAAGCAGCAGCCGAACGACTGGGTGGTCTCTTCGTCGGGGTTGATTTAGCTACGCAGGCCGGGTGTCGGCAAGCGGTTGATGCAGCCCTCAATTCGTATGGACGAGTGGATGTGCTGATCAACAATGCCGGTTTTCAGCACATTGATGCCATCGAAGACTTCCCTGAAGATCGCTGGGAAACCATGATTGCTGTCATGTTGACTGCACCTTTCCGCCTGACCAAATACGTCTGGCCGAGCATGAAAGCCAATGGGAGGGGCCGCATCGTAAACATCGGCTCAGTTCATAGCCTGCGTGCCTCACCGTTTAAGAGTGCCTACATTTCAGCCAAACATGGCCTCCTCGGTCTGACCCGTACTGCCGCACTCGAAGGCGGCCCTTATGGGATTACCGTTAATTTAATTGCTCCAGCTTACGTGCGCACACCGCTGGTAGAAAAGCAGATTGCCGATCAGGCCCGCACCCGTGGCATTCCAGAGGAGCAAGTCATTGAAAAGGTGATGCTCGAACCGGCAGCAATCAAACGACTGATTGAGCCTGCCGAAGTCGCCGGATTGGCGGCGTTCCTTTGCTCTGATGCTGCTAGTGCGATTACTGGTTCGGTGTACGAAATGGCACTGGGGTGGACAGCGCGCTAA
- a CDS encoding nucleoside monophosphate kinase, whose amino-acid sequence MKAKTIVLIGPPGSGKTTIAAQLAQATGMAIISTGQQLRAEIHAQSTLGRQIEPLLEQGQLVPEEVMAELMRSWLRAIPPSQDCLIDGYPRSIAQARMLDTILAEVGRQLHAVIILELDETEIVHRLSGRRIWHKPDGQEETIHIDNATKIAQYLAEGGTLSQREDDQPAVIRARLQLYEQQTKPIIDYYETHVPIYRVHAGQSPAAIVAAIRDII is encoded by the coding sequence GTGAAGGCAAAAACAATAGTTCTCATCGGCCCACCTGGCTCTGGCAAGACCACAATCGCGGCCCAGTTAGCGCAGGCTACCGGGATGGCAATCATATCTACCGGACAACAGCTCCGTGCCGAAATTCACGCCCAGAGTACTCTGGGGCGGCAAATCGAACCATTGCTTGAACAAGGCCAGTTAGTACCTGAAGAGGTTATGGCCGAACTGATGCGGAGCTGGTTGCGTGCCATCCCTCCCTCCCAAGACTGTCTGATCGACGGGTATCCTCGCAGTATTGCTCAGGCACGTATGCTCGATACAATATTGGCCGAAGTGGGCCGCCAGCTTCATGCCGTCATTATCCTTGAACTGGACGAAACAGAGATTGTACACCGGCTGAGTGGTCGCCGTATCTGGCATAAACCTGACGGACAGGAAGAGACCATACACATTGACAATGCCACAAAGATAGCGCAATACCTGGCAGAGGGTGGAACGTTGTCGCAACGCGAGGATGATCAGCCGGCAGTCATTCGAGCACGTTTACAACTCTACGAGCAACAAACAAAGCCTATCATTGACTACTACGAGACACATGTGCCTATTTATCGCGTTCATGCCGGTCAATCACCGGCAGCAATTGTTGCAGCCATTCGAGACATTATCTAA